The Desulfuromonas versatilis genome has a segment encoding these proteins:
- a CDS encoding SDR family oxidoreductase: MTTKKTVFITGASAGFGAACARAFAGQGHKLVLAARREEALRELAAELGKKCQVHTLRLDVRDRRAVQAAVQGLPEDFSEVDVLINNAGLALGLEPAHQVNLDDWEVMVDTNIKGLMYCTRLLLPGMVERNRGHIVNIGSTAGSWPYPGGNAYGATKAFVEQFSRNLRTDLLGKRVRVSCIAPGMAETEFSKVRFKGDEQKAAGVYADTEPLSAEDLAGIILWVTSLPPHVNINTLEVMSVFQSWGPLAVHRQRE, encoded by the coding sequence ATGACCACGAAAAAGACCGTTTTCATCACCGGCGCCTCGGCCGGGTTCGGCGCGGCCTGCGCCCGGGCTTTCGCCGGGCAGGGGCACAAGCTGGTGCTGGCCGCCCGCCGCGAGGAGGCCCTGCGGGAGCTGGCCGCGGAGCTGGGCAAAAAATGCCAGGTCCACACCCTGCGTCTCGACGTGCGCGACCGCCGGGCGGTGCAGGCGGCGGTGCAGGGACTGCCGGAGGACTTTAGCGAGGTCGACGTGCTGATCAACAACGCCGGTCTGGCCCTGGGCCTGGAGCCGGCCCACCAAGTCAACCTCGACGACTGGGAGGTGATGGTCGACACCAACATCAAGGGGCTCATGTACTGCACCCGCCTGCTGCTCCCCGGCATGGTGGAGCGCAACCGCGGCCACATCGTCAACATCGGCTCCACCGCCGGCTCCTGGCCCTATCCCGGCGGCAACGCCTACGGCGCCACCAAGGCCTTCGTCGAGCAGTTCTCGCGCAATCTGCGCACCGACCTGCTCGGCAAGCGGGTGCGGGTGAGCTGCATCGCCCCGGGGATGGCCGAGACCGAGTTCTCCAAGGTCCGCTTCAAGGGGGACGAGCAGAAGGCCGCCGGGGTCTACGCCGACACCGAACCGCTGAGCGCCGAGGACCTGGCGGGAATCATCCTCTGGGTGACCAGCCTGCCGCCCCACGTCAACATCAACACCCTGGAGGTCATGTCGGTTTTCCAGAGCTGGGGCCCGCTCGCGGTGCATCGTCAAAGAGAATAG
- a CDS encoding YcxB family protein: protein MSQSISLHYELTEKTWRQFYEAHYAADHHLKIRFYFGAAMVLIGSIGLGGLFPNKWVSLATLLFGLYCVLSRQIFAAKSMRGLKGNQELLGEMSIRIDETGISGQGPASKFKQSWTSIIGYRRARPGFMFYLEKDLFFFIPRAALAGDDEPRLLALIDAVKLKRLPG, encoded by the coding sequence ATGAGCCAGAGCATTTCCCTGCACTACGAATTGACCGAAAAAACCTGGCGCCAGTTCTACGAAGCGCACTACGCCGCGGATCATCACCTGAAGATCCGCTTCTATTTCGGCGCCGCCATGGTCCTCATCGGCTCCATCGGCCTGGGGGGGCTGTTCCCCAACAAGTGGGTGAGTCTGGCGACCCTGCTCTTCGGGTTGTACTGCGTGCTTTCCCGGCAGATCTTCGCGGCGAAATCCATGCGGGGCCTCAAAGGAAACCAGGAGCTGCTCGGGGAGATGTCCATCCGCATCGATGAAACCGGCATCTCCGGCCAGGGACCGGCCTCGAAATTCAAACAGTCGTGGACCAGCATCATCGGTTACCGTCGGGCCAGGCCCGGCTTCATGTTTTACCTGGAAAAAGACCTGTTCTTCTTCATCCCCCGCGCGGCCCTGGCGGGCGACGATGAGCCCCGCCTGCTGGCGCTCATCGATGCCGTCAAGCTCAAGCGGCTGCCGGGCTGA
- a CDS encoding YaiI/YqxD family protein: MQIWVDADACPKPVKEILFRAAQRVRAPLILVANKPLRTPASQHIRTIQVAAGFDVADQRIVDQLQAGDLVITADIPLAAQVIERGGHVLDPRGEAYTRDNIQERLTLRNFMDELRGSGVDTGGPAAYSQSDRQAFANRLDSFLTRHLGA, from the coding sequence ATGCAGATTTGGGTCGATGCCGACGCCTGCCCGAAACCGGTGAAGGAGATCTTGTTCCGCGCCGCACAGAGGGTGCGGGCCCCGCTGATCCTGGTGGCCAACAAGCCGCTGCGCACCCCTGCCTCGCAGCACATCCGCACCATCCAGGTGGCCGCGGGATTCGACGTCGCCGACCAGCGGATCGTCGATCAGCTGCAGGCAGGCGACCTGGTCATCACCGCCGACATTCCCCTGGCGGCGCAGGTAATCGAACGCGGCGGGCACGTGCTCGACCCCCGCGGCGAGGCTTACACCCGGGACAACATCCAGGAACGCCTGACCCTGCGCAATTTCATGGACGAGCTGCGCGGCAGCGGTGTGGATACCGGCGGCCCCGCGGCCTACAGCCAGAGCGACCGCCAGGCCTTCGCCAACCGGCTCGACAGCTTTTTGACCCGCCATCTCGGCGCCTGA
- a CDS encoding methyltransferase, with protein MDRSSKNRLTERQLELFPGATLFERIARAVCHAGCLPRKELYEAWEVARRVRRRFRGGRVVDLACGHGLLAHILLLLDDSSPEALAVDCRIPESAARLAGALSAQWPRLAGRVRFVQSPLEDVPLQANDLVVSAHACGPLTDLVLGRAAEAGAPLAVLPCCHDLERCDTGGLLGWLEGPLAVDVVRAAKLSAGGYQVVTQKIPGDITPKNRLLMAWRP; from the coding sequence ATGGACCGCTCGTCGAAAAACCGCCTGACCGAACGCCAGCTGGAACTGTTTCCCGGCGCCACCCTTTTCGAGCGCATCGCCAGGGCCGTCTGCCACGCCGGCTGCCTGCCGCGCAAGGAACTCTACGAGGCCTGGGAGGTGGCCCGCCGGGTGCGGCGCCGATTCCGGGGCGGGCGGGTGGTGGACCTGGCCTGTGGTCACGGGCTGCTGGCCCACATTCTGCTGCTGCTCGACGACAGCTCCCCCGAAGCGCTGGCCGTGGATTGCCGCATCCCGGAAAGCGCCGCCAGGCTTGCCGGCGCCCTCAGCGCCCAATGGCCGCGATTGGCCGGCCGGGTGCGCTTTGTCCAGAGCCCCCTTGAAGATGTCCCTCTCCAGGCCAACGACCTGGTCGTTTCGGCCCACGCCTGCGGCCCCCTCACCGACCTGGTGCTGGGCCGGGCCGCGGAGGCCGGCGCGCCGCTGGCGGTGCTCCCCTGCTGCCACGACCTGGAGCGCTGCGACACCGGCGGCCTGCTCGGCTGGCTCGAGGGCCCGCTGGCCGTCGATGTCGTGCGAGCCGCCAAGCTCAGTGCGGGGGGATACCAGGTCGTCACCCAAAAGATCCCCGGCGACATCACTCCGAAAAACCGCCTGCTCATGGCCTGGCGCCCCTGA
- a CDS encoding cupin domain-containing protein has translation MTAAPAPGRDRLEYPPLQEADMFRKQDSRGYSTPIAKIRQKTLVHGEKTLLAEFRLDKGAVLPDHRHPHEQTGYLVTGRMELTIGGQPHLVEPGDSWCIAGNTPHSALALEDSVAVEAFSPVREDYLPQGE, from the coding sequence ATGACCGCCGCTCCGGCACCAGGCCGAGACAGGTTGGAATATCCCCCCCTTCAGGAGGCAGACATGTTCCGCAAACAAGACTCCCGGGGCTACTCGACCCCCATCGCCAAAATCCGCCAAAAAACCCTGGTCCACGGCGAAAAGACGCTGCTGGCCGAGTTCCGGCTCGACAAGGGGGCGGTGCTCCCCGACCATCGCCACCCCCACGAACAGACCGGCTACCTGGTGACAGGACGGATGGAGCTGACCATCGGCGGCCAGCCACACCTGGTCGAACCGGGCGATAGCTGGTGCATCGCCGGCAACACCCCGCACAGCGCCCTGGCGCTGGAGGATTCCGTCGCCGTCGAGGCCTTCTCGCCGGTGCGCGAGGACTACCTGCCGCAGGGAGAATAG
- the ftnA gene encoding non-heme ferritin, with protein sequence MLSKNMVKRLNEHITLEFYSSNLYLQMSAWADLKGLDGCHAFLRAHAEEEMGHMHKLFNYVNETGAMALIGEIKAPPSEYKSVGELFQKVYEHECFITGKINELVAAAFKEQDFSTFNFLQWYVAEQHEEEYLFQQVLDKIKIIGEAGSGVFFIDRAVGELLRQK encoded by the coding sequence ATGCTGAGCAAGAACATGGTCAAGCGGCTCAATGAGCACATCACCCTCGAGTTCTACTCCTCCAACCTCTACCTGCAGATGAGCGCCTGGGCCGACCTCAAGGGGCTCGACGGCTGCCATGCCTTTCTGCGCGCCCACGCCGAGGAGGAGATGGGGCACATGCACAAGCTGTTCAACTACGTCAACGAAACCGGCGCCATGGCCCTGATCGGCGAGATCAAGGCGCCGCCGAGCGAATACAAGTCGGTGGGCGAGCTGTTCCAGAAGGTCTACGAGCACGAGTGCTTCATCACCGGCAAGATCAACGAACTGGTAGCCGCCGCCTTTAAGGAGCAGGATTTCTCCACCTTCAACTTTTTGCAGTGGTACGTGGCCGAGCAGCACGAGGAGGAGTACCTCTTCCAGCAGGTGCTCGACAAGATCAAGATCATCGGCGAGGCCGGCAGCGGCGTGTTCTTCATCGACAGGGCGGTAGGCGAACTGCTGCGCCAGAAGTAG
- a CDS encoding NAD(P)-dependent oxidoreductase — MLDFEELEKGFTEEEAIAEASRCLQCKNPLCVQGCPIHNRIPEFIQAIRSRNYAEAIKLINERSNLAVICARVCPHSDQCEGACVLDKKGKGIKISKLERFLADKEMELSLNRVMEKVAVIGSGPAGLTVAGILAREGYRVTVFEARPLPGGVLRYGIPEYRLPKQMVDKQIEIIRNLGVRIDTGVVIGEALTLDQLFSMGYKGIFIGTGTGLSRKLGVPGEDLPGSMQAIYFLETVELVRESRLPASHLPIREGDRVIVVGAGNVAADAARTALRIGAASVDVVDIMAESERRASDKEYFEALHEGAKFQFQTSVAQIHGDSRVTGVTLQGFAPRQIVDGQSRFLPIPGSERELPCDKIIVAIGQKPFARIVSTTTGIKTNERGYVHTQAEPHYGMTTRPGVFAAGDVVHEPQTVILAMREGRRVAEAMDTYLRSLHL; from the coding sequence ATGCTCGATTTCGAAGAACTGGAAAAAGGCTTCACTGAAGAGGAGGCGATCGCCGAGGCGAGTCGCTGCCTGCAATGCAAAAACCCGCTCTGCGTGCAGGGCTGCCCCATCCATAACCGCATCCCCGAGTTCATCCAGGCGATCCGCTCGCGCAACTACGCCGAGGCGATCAAGCTGATCAACGAACGCAGCAACCTGGCGGTGATCTGCGCCCGGGTCTGCCCGCACAGCGACCAGTGCGAGGGGGCCTGCGTGCTCGACAAAAAGGGCAAGGGGATCAAGATCAGCAAACTGGAGCGGTTTCTCGCCGACAAGGAGATGGAACTCTCCCTCAACCGGGTCATGGAAAAGGTGGCCGTGATCGGCAGCGGCCCCGCGGGCCTGACCGTCGCCGGCATCCTGGCCAGGGAGGGGTACCGCGTCACCGTCTTCGAAGCCCGCCCCCTGCCCGGCGGGGTGCTGCGCTACGGCATCCCCGAATACCGGCTGCCCAAGCAGATGGTCGACAAGCAGATCGAGATCATCCGCAACCTGGGGGTGCGCATCGACACCGGGGTGGTGATCGGCGAGGCGCTGACCCTCGACCAGCTCTTCAGCATGGGCTACAAGGGGATCTTCATCGGCACCGGGACCGGCCTCTCGCGCAAGCTCGGAGTACCGGGCGAGGATCTGCCGGGCTCCATGCAGGCGATCTACTTCCTGGAGACGGTGGAGCTGGTGCGCGAGAGCCGCCTGCCGGCCAGCCACCTGCCGATCCGCGAGGGGGACCGGGTGATCGTGGTCGGCGCCGGCAACGTGGCGGCCGACGCCGCCCGCACCGCCCTGCGCATCGGCGCCGCCTCGGTGGACGTGGTGGACATCATGGCCGAGAGCGAACGGCGCGCCAGCGACAAGGAGTACTTCGAGGCCCTCCATGAGGGGGCGAAATTCCAGTTTCAGACCAGCGTCGCGCAGATCCACGGCGACAGCCGGGTCACCGGCGTCACCCTGCAGGGCTTCGCCCCGCGCCAGATCGTCGACGGCCAGAGCCGGTTTTTACCGATTCCCGGCAGCGAGCGGGAGCTGCCCTGCGACAAGATCATCGTCGCCATCGGCCAGAAACCCTTCGCCCGCATCGTCTCCACCACCACCGGGATCAAGACCAACGAGCGGGGATATGTCCACACCCAGGCCGAACCCCACTACGGCATGACCACCCGCCCCGGAGTCTTCGCCGCCGGCGACGTGGTCCACGAACCCCAGACCGTCATCCTGGCCATGCGCGAAGGGCGCCGCGTCGCCGAGGCGATGGACACCTACCTGCGCAGCCTGCACCTGTAA
- a CDS encoding ferritin family protein, with product MAFVTLDEVIRFAVKKEEEAFQLYKTAAGMSTSIAARKMFESMAAEEARHKEVFGQMSVEKAQQYKAVTIPAMNIDKYLVDVELQPNLNYQQILIFAMKAEENAFQLYTAAADAAQDPELEKVLRVFADVEKGHKVKVEQLYEEHVLTEG from the coding sequence ATGGCGTTTGTGACCCTTGATGAAGTGATCCGCTTCGCCGTCAAGAAGGAGGAAGAGGCCTTCCAGCTCTATAAAACCGCCGCCGGCATGTCGACCAGCATCGCGGCGCGCAAGATGTTCGAGTCGATGGCCGCCGAAGAGGCCAGGCACAAGGAAGTGTTCGGCCAGATGAGCGTCGAGAAGGCCCAGCAGTACAAGGCGGTCACCATTCCCGCGATGAATATCGACAAGTACCTGGTCGACGTGGAGTTGCAGCCGAACCTCAACTACCAGCAGATTCTCATCTTCGCCATGAAGGCCGAGGAAAACGCCTTTCAGCTCTATACCGCCGCCGCCGATGCCGCCCAGGACCCCGAGTTGGAGAAGGTGCTGCGCGTCTTCGCCGACGTCGAAAAGGGGCACAAGGTCAAGGTCGAACAGCTCTACGAGGAGCACGTGCTGACCGAGGGGTGA
- a CDS encoding LysE family translocator: MDPHLLATYLLAITVLTVTPGLDTLLVIRNTARGGLRDGAVSSLGICSGLFVHGAVSAVGISVILLQTAWAFSCLKLAGACYLVWLGASNWRDVLRRRSALAGSIEAARAGEFKALRSLKEGFLSNVLNPKTAVFYLAFLPQFIDPSRSALAQSLLLAGMHFAIAMLWQCLLALMVRQARQWLLRPAANRMFGALTGSVLIFLGLRLAAAR; encoded by the coding sequence ATGGACCCCCATCTGCTGGCCACCTACCTGCTCGCCATCACCGTGCTGACCGTCACCCCGGGGCTGGATACCCTGCTGGTGATCCGCAACACCGCCAGGGGCGGCCTGCGCGACGGCGCGGTGAGCAGCCTGGGCATCTGCTCGGGGCTGTTCGTGCACGGCGCGGTCTCGGCGGTGGGCATCTCGGTGATCCTGCTGCAGACCGCCTGGGCCTTCAGTTGCCTGAAACTGGCCGGGGCCTGCTACCTGGTCTGGCTGGGGGCGAGCAACTGGCGGGACGTCCTGCGCCGCCGCTCGGCGCTGGCCGGCAGCATCGAGGCCGCCAGGGCCGGGGAGTTCAAGGCCCTTCGCTCGCTGAAGGAAGGGTTTCTGTCCAACGTGCTCAACCCCAAGACGGCCGTCTTCTACCTGGCGTTTCTCCCCCAGTTCATCGACCCCTCGCGCTCGGCCCTGGCCCAGTCGCTGCTGCTGGCCGGCATGCACTTCGCCATCGCCATGCTCTGGCAGTGCCTGCTGGCGCTGATGGTCCGCCAGGCCCGGCAGTGGCTGCTGCGCCCCGCCGCCAACCGGATGTTCGGCGCACTGACCGGGTCGGTGCTGATCTTTCTCGGCCTGCGCCTGGCCGCGGCCCGCTGA
- the tsaA gene encoding tRNA (N6-threonylcarbamoyladenosine(37)-N6)-methyltransferase TrmO gives MTFEPIGVVHSPFKTIEEMPIQPAGADAVAGTIEIRPDLVEGLRDLDGFSHLFVIYHFHQVRQTQLTVTPFLDTRPHGVFATRAPKRPNPIGLSVVRLAGIEGNLLHIENLDMLEGTPVLDIKPFVPEFDQPEQVRTGWLEAARGRVLNQKSDRRFE, from the coding sequence ATGACCTTCGAACCCATCGGGGTGGTGCACAGCCCCTTCAAGACCATCGAGGAGATGCCGATTCAGCCGGCCGGGGCCGACGCCGTGGCCGGGACCATCGAAATCCGCCCGGATCTGGTCGAAGGATTGCGGGATCTCGACGGCTTCTCCCACCTCTTCGTCATCTATCATTTCCACCAGGTCCGCCAGACCCAGCTGACCGTGACCCCCTTTCTCGACACCAGGCCCCACGGCGTGTTCGCCACCCGGGCCCCGAAGCGCCCCAACCCCATCGGCCTGTCGGTGGTGCGGCTGGCAGGCATCGAGGGGAATTTGCTGCATATCGAAAACCTGGACATGCTCGAGGGCACGCCGGTGCTGGACATCAAGCCCTTCGTCCCCGAGTTCGACCAGCCCGAGCAGGTCAGGACCGGCTGGCTGGAGGCCGCGCGCGGCCGGGTGCTGAACCAGAAATCCGATCGCCGCTTCGAATAG
- a CDS encoding lactate utilization protein yields the protein MPTRAETLESCRDALTANGFEAFLAPSPQQAAELFFQEILPKLRPQTVSWGDSLTLETTGVLQRLEGRAGIELIKSFEQGVPWREIIERRRRALLSDLFLTGSNAVTGCGQLVNLDMIGNRTAAIAFGPKKVVIFAGRNKLVPDLEGAMARIRHHAAPANAGRHRFATPCATTGHCHDCTSPQRICNNWSVMAKSYPQGRIKVVLIDAELGL from the coding sequence ATGCCGACCCGTGCCGAGACCCTGGAGAGCTGCCGCGACGCCCTGACCGCCAACGGCTTCGAGGCCTTCCTCGCCCCGTCCCCGCAGCAGGCGGCCGAGCTGTTCTTTCAGGAAATCCTGCCGAAACTGCGGCCGCAGACGGTCTCCTGGGGCGATTCGCTGACCCTGGAGACGACCGGCGTGCTGCAGCGGCTTGAGGGGCGGGCGGGGATCGAGCTGATCAAAAGCTTCGAGCAGGGGGTGCCCTGGCGGGAGATCATCGAGCGCCGGCGCCGGGCCCTGCTCAGCGACCTGTTTCTGACCGGAAGCAACGCCGTTACCGGTTGCGGGCAGCTGGTCAACCTCGACATGATCGGCAACCGCACCGCTGCCATCGCTTTCGGGCCGAAGAAGGTGGTCATCTTCGCCGGCCGCAACAAGCTGGTTCCCGACCTCGAGGGCGCCATGGCGCGGATTCGCCACCACGCGGCACCGGCCAACGCCGGCCGTCACCGTTTCGCCACCCCCTGCGCCACCACCGGCCACTGCCACGACTGCACCTCGCCGCAGAGGATCTGCAACAACTGGTCGGTGATGGCCAAATCCTATCCGCAGGGGCGCATCAAGGTCGTTCTCATCGACGCGGAGTTGGGATTGTAA
- the pal gene encoding peptidoglycan-associated lipoprotein Pal, with protein sequence MKKATVSLVLALCCALLASGCAKKPKVTETLPTAQPALADTQDSSKNSNFNQNATGDLMVGNAQTGMQAIYFEFDSVLLSDEARATLQKNAQWLKSNAGSRITIEGHTDERGSDAYNLALGERRAVATRNYLVTLGVSADRIQIISYGEERPALQGSTEDAWSKNRRAEFM encoded by the coding sequence ATGAAAAAAGCGACTGTATCCCTGGTTCTCGCCCTCTGCTGCGCCCTGCTGGCCAGTGGTTGCGCCAAAAAACCCAAAGTGACCGAAACCCTGCCCACTGCTCAGCCGGCTCTCGCCGACACCCAGGACAGCAGCAAAAACAGCAACTTCAACCAGAACGCCACCGGCGACCTGATGGTCGGCAACGCCCAGACCGGCATGCAGGCGATCTACTTCGAGTTCGATTCGGTCCTGCTCAGTGACGAGGCCCGCGCCACCCTGCAGAAAAACGCCCAGTGGCTCAAGTCCAATGCCGGCTCCCGCATCACCATCGAAGGCCACACCGACGAGCGCGGCTCCGACGCTTACAACCTGGCCCTCGGCGAGCGTCGCGCCGTGGCCACCCGCAACTACCTGGTGACCCTCGGCGTCAGCGCCGACCGCATCCAGATCATCAGCTACGGCGAAGAGCGCCCCGCCCTGCAGGGGAGCACCGAAGACGCCTGGTCCAAAAACCGCCGCGCCGAATTCATGTAA